A segment of the Frankineae bacterium MT45 genome:
GAACGCATCGGCTTCACGTCGATCGTCTGCTGATGCTGACATCACCCGCGCCCTTGAGGACGAGCTGCTGCTCATGAGGAAAGGCCCGGGCTTCACGCCGCTGCGCTTCGCGAAGGCCCCAATCTTGACGTACGTGCTCGGCGGGGAGTTGCAGCCGTTCGGGCTCGTGCGGGAGCGACTCGTCTCCGCCATTCGATCTTTGCGCGAACCCGCTGGCGATCTCATGCTCGCAGTCTTCGGGCTCAGCGAGGAGACCGCGGGAGTCCGGTCGCTCGGCGAACGCCGCAGTATCTACGGGGCAACAATCAAACGGAGTGCCGCGACGGTCGCCGATCTTGAAGCGCCGGCGCTTGAGCAGCTTCGGCTCCAGCTGGTCACTGGCTGGTATCCGAAGTCGCCGCTCACCGTCCGTGTGCCGGAATCGCACAATGGCGTTGTTCAGGAGTCGGTCAGCATCCGGACGGTGATCAAGGATGGCACGTGGCAGGAAACGCGGGAGCGCTATCGGCTGTTTGCGGCATTCGATGAGGCCGAGTACCTGACGATTAGCAGCTCGTTTCCAGGTCGACCTGTCCCGGACGGTGACTTCACTGTTCGGACTGAACGAGTCAACGACAGCTACAGCCACCAGTTTTGGCATCGGACGCCAATGCGGCGCGGGAACTTTTACAACCTGAGCTTCCGGCTGGTCCCAGACCCGGAGTACGGGGATCCGGGATTGCTAACAGAGGAGAGCCGCGCCTTTCACGAGCCAACCCGACACGCCAGCTTCGAAGCGGTCTTTCTCGGTCGACTGCCTCGGACTCTGTGGAGCTATGAGCGGCTCACATTTTTTGAGCGTCCCGGTCTCGCGGGGACCGACACGCGGCTGGGTTTGACGAATCGTGGCTCATGTCGGGCGAAATTCTATGATCTGTACGGCGGTCTATTCCACGGTATCGCCTGGAAGTGGTGACTGTGCATTGCCGCACACTATTCGAACGGGCACAGGAGTCTGTCAACGATGCGCTGTACATTAGCGCCGCTGCAAAGGGGGTTACCTGGCGGTAGCCGTTGAATCGCGAGGACTTTATGATCGCGCGCGCCAGCAGATGATTAGATGCGTCACCTCGGCGACGGTAATGGTCCGTCGCACTCCTACTTCGCGAGAACCAGCACCTCTAACCACGGGTGTGGACGTATCCTACCTGCTGACCCAACGACAGGACATCCAATTGCAGTACGCCTGAAATTTAGTCGTGTTCAAACGCTCGCGATGGTTCGGGAGTTGCGACGATAGGGTCGGGGTCCAAATCGCGCGATCTCAAATTGTCAGGAAGGACGTAAGGATCACGAATCTGCTGGCTTCGCGGGGGCCAGAACGGCCAAAACCGCTTTCGATGACCGATCCGGTTGCCAAAGATCATCGCACGCAACTTCTCATCCTCGGTCGACGCGCGAGCCTCCGCGGCAGCCAACAAGAACTCCGCTCCGACCGCACTGCGCTGCGCCTTTCGCCACGTTGCGCGGGACTCCAATCGTGCGCCGACGTGAATAAGCTGACCGTCAAGCATTTCCGTAGTTCGGGCACGCGAAATCTCCTCGATCGCGGCATCCAACTCGTCGTACGGTCGACGCTCACGAAGCGAGAACATCATTTTCATAACGATGGGGAGGACCTCAATTAGAAAAAAAAGCGTCTTAAACGCCGCTACATACGGTCCAGCCGGAGTCGGCTCATAGACGAGTCGTTGTGCCGAACAGGCTAGGCCCGCCCATCCATGGGAACATGGGGCGATCTTAACGATCGGCGTGACATCTGGATTCGTGTCGTCCTCCAATGCGCCAAGCGCCTGATTACGAATCAATATACCTTTAATCTTCCCTAGGGGTGAATTGAGCTGTCCAAGGTCAGTGGCCAGGTTGTCGTCGAGTTTCTTGATTTGTGCCTGGAGTTTCGCAATCGTCGCTTGTGTCGCCTTGTCACCGCTCAGTGCCGCCTTACGAGAACTGAGTCGACTCTGCAGTGACGTCAGATCATTGCTGTCGGTGCTCGCCGCAGTCTCCCATTGATTTTGAATTGCGACGTCAGTCTGATAGCTCTCTCCATTTGTCCCGGGTATACCAGAAGTGCATATCCCATTTGGTGGAGCGTCATCACTAACGAACGTAAAGCACCTCCTGTAGCCGTCACGCTCGGTCGCCACCACAGTGTCCATGGTGTTCACATCCGCCTGCTTCTTAGCGAGCTTTGGCTTCAGCGCGTTGATCTTAGTCGTGAGATCGCCAACCGTGGGATCAAGGCTGCCGTCGTACGAATCTATTGCAGCCTGTAGCGATGCCTTCTTGCTGTCGTGGGTCGTCTTGAGTGCCTTCGTCAACACAGATTGTTGCGACGTTCGTATATCACTGGCCACAGATTGAATCTCATTCGCGAAAATGTAGAACAATGCCGCTTGCGCGAATAAGTAGCTGGTGCATATAGCGATGAGGATACGGACAAATCCGCGGCGAAAGACACGAAATGTTGCAGCAAGCCGTTCACGGTGCGACGGTCGAACGACATCACGCACCATGATATCAAACCAAGAGGCGTCGGCCTTGGGATTCCATAGCGCCGCAAGCACTTTCGGGGGAAACCTGTACGGGTTCAGCGGTGGCTTGATGAGGAGCCTGTCAAGCGTCAGTGTGAAGGCGAAAACAACAAGGCCGCCGACCACCGTCTGGATATCCCGAACTACTGCACCCCTCAGTAGAAAGCCGACTGTCGCGTAGCCAAGGAAGCCGGCAACAATGCTCGTAAACAGCATCGTGGAGCCGAGGACGAGAAAAACCCGTTCCTCACTCGGCGGAACTAGTTTGAGCATGCGGCTGTCACCGCCTGCTAGCCAAACCAGTACGCGTGCCATTGGACCGCGCCGCTTTTTACGTAAGAATGAAAGGAGCTGGGCGTGCGAAAGGGCCGCGAACGGCTCCTCGGTAATTGCATCGCGCGGGTCCTGCGAAGTTGGACTCATATGGATCGACCGCCGACCGCGACATGCCCCTCATGTCGTACACCATCCGCAAATGCGTACCCCTGACCGGGGGCATAGTGGCGCCCTGGTCGAGCAGCAAAGGCCGTGTGAAGTGTTCCGCGGAACAAGCCCAATTCAGCGCTCACGGTGTCGGCATCGGGCGGATCCAGCATGATGAAATTCCCCTCGATTCGCCGAAGCCGATCACTTAAGCGGTTGGTAGGCGAGACTTTACCCTGCAATACTGAGATCGGCCCACTTGCCAGCACCTGGGCATCCAGCACTGTCAGTAGTCGCGATAGCGCATCGATGAAACTCAGGGAGACAAAGCCAAGGCGATCCGCCAGGTACTCCATCTGGTCGATATCGAAAATCGCGATACGTCCGGCTTTAACGCAATGCGACTGGATGAGACGTATAGCCTCACCGTGATCAGCTAGCGAGCCAACCCCATCGGAACGCGATCGATCAGCAGCCTGTCGGATGTGCTCTGTTAAATCGAACCAATGATCACCACCGACAGGCCCAGCTGATGAGCACGAAATATACGGAATAGTGGTGGAAGTCGAAGAATATATGGCCCGTCCCACGACGTCCAGGGCCTCGCGAATGCCGGATCTCTGTGACCCGACGACTGCGAGGCTTCGCTTGAGCTCCATGTCGACAGGCCGATGTATGACATCATCAAAGAACACTCGATACGTACTTGGTCTATTTTTGGACACCGCCGACATCAGATCGTGGACACGTTCCGCGGGCGCGATGCCAAGAACTTCATCAGGATCTGTTCGAGACTCAACGCAACGCGCTCGGGTTGGCAGTTGGAAAACCCTCGATAGAACTTGTTCTTCGTCAACAAAGATGCGGCTTCCGTCGCTCCTCAGTTGGTAGGTGAACCGAAACGCTCGTCTGAGATCGTCATCCAATTCAATGCGATCGTCTGTAGTGGCCACGAAATAGATGCCGGCTCGCGAGGCCGCCGCGACGAGAACGCTTAGCTGCGGGAGAATCTGTCGCGCCGTCGGATCTCCAAAAATGAGATCGATACGATCGATTAGGACGAGTACGGGTCGTGCGTCAGACGGGCGTTCGGACAATTGCGCCACCAGTGTATCAAGATTTGAGGCGAGACTTGCCGATATGTGCCACGCCCACTTTCCCTCCACATATCCATCGAGGAGATCGTAGAGATCGGATGATCCGCTCGCGTCGATCGTGACCAAACTGGGTGCGACTGAGTGTTGGATCGCGCTGAGGGCCGTAACAGCTAGAAGGTGAGTACGCCCAGACTTCGATGATCCACTTACCAGAACTGCTCCGGCTCCAAGGTCCAGTTCGGCGTCCGTCTGCTTCAGCTGCCGAGGCATGTCCCGGACGCCAATATTGAGCCGATCACCCAAGGTCGAAGAACGCCCAATGGGCATCGCGATGCGGTCCTTGGCAAGCTCCGTCAACGCGGGCAACAGGACCGGCTGGCGAAGCCACTCGGGCTGGTCATCTGAGGGCACGATTGGCCCCGTCCCGTAGACGGCTTTCAGCGCCTCAACGGTGGCAGCGTCGTCCGAACGTTCCTGCCCTCCTTCCGCTATCCGGCCGATCTGCGTGCCGTCATACAGTATCCGAGCCGCCGATACTGGTTTGATCTGTGCTCCATAAATGGATTTTGACTGGGTGTAGCCAGATTGGAACTCGATGATCTCACCGGAGTCGAGGCGAGCAAAGGCCCTCCCCTTGAGGTCTCGGGGTATACCTGCCGCCGAGTCCTCGCCTATAACGGCGGCGCTCTCCCGAGCGTCGAGCGTCCTCAGGCATAGTCGAGCGTTGACATTGGCACGTACTTCTTCACTGACGACCGTCTTGGGCGACTGCGTAGCCAGTATGAGGTGAACGCCTTGTGAGCGCCCCCGCGCTGCGATGTCGAGAATCGCTTTTTGACGACTACGGTTCGTGCCAGCTGAAAAACCACCGAACTCATCAATCACGACTAGTAGCCGTGCGAGCGCATTGCCTGTGGTCTTTCGATATTTTTCGTAGTCGCCCTCATAGTCCGCAAGCAATTCCTGACGGCGCTCAAGTTCTGCAGTGAGAAAGTCGATGCAACGATCGACGTCATCTTCGCCGAGGTTGCTTACGAAGCCAATTTGGTGGGCCAGTGGCCGCAAGGTCTTGAGAGAGGCACCCCCCTTGTAGTCGATAAGCAGTACACGAAACTCCGTTGGCTTGTACCTCGCCGCTAAGGACAGAACCATAGTTCGAATCAATTCGCTCTTACCTGACCCGGTCGTTCCGCCGATAAGTAGGTGGGGGCCTGCATCGACTAGGTCCAGCTCGAACAGGCCGGTCGCTGTCTCGCCCAGAACGGAAACAAGAGACGAAACAGCCGACCGAGACTGAGTCTCTGTCACGATTCGAGAGAGCGGCACATAGCTAGGAATACCTGCACTGATCGCATAGCCGCTGTTGTCGATTAGCGGCGCGGCACTACGTGCCAGCTCGAGGCGCGCAGTCGACTGCAAGGTGTCGAATGTTACATCCGTGCGCCGACCACGCGATATGTAGTCACCCACAAGGTCGCTCGCAAACGTCGCCTTCGCGCTGATCATGTTCGGAACTAGCGAACCCGACGAAAGCCATAGCGTTCGAACGCGGTTTGGATGAGCCAGGACTGTGCTGGCCAAAAGTGCCTGGCTAACGTGAGATGCGTCGTGCACTACGAGCAGAAGCAATTCGCTTGCTCGTTCGTCTACGGTCCGCTCAGTGAGCTTCTCTAACAACTCGTCCCCGGCCTGCCTGCCGAATCGAACCCGGTCCGGCGGTGCAAGGAGTGAGTGTGAACTGGCGTGCGGTAGGTAGCGGAGCCACGCATATTCGGAGGATATTGATTCAACATCAGGCAGGCATGCAGCCAACTTGATGATACGTGGACTTGCGGT
Coding sequences within it:
- a CDS encoding FtsK/SpoIIIE family protein, translating into MQARPAGDEPKLDRVEILLQDGSMLVMAIGLMFAFGSFQLWRLLYVVLPIGRIVYRLYQHRNELDEWDQAQAQWQDKTVAELGKLHERARLDADIICVRNPASQFGVSAYANRDRRLWSRRPASEAFGRAAIGNGVYESHAKAIFPGELTSPERTELQNHADRLRMVPDVPIEHSVQDDHLAMSCDDSAALAAVASAFLARLLVTASPRIIKLAACLPDVESISSEYAWLRYLPHASSHSLLAPPDRVRFGRQAGDELLEKLTERTVDERASELLLLVVHDASHVSQALLASTVLAHPNRVRTLWLSSGSLVPNMISAKATFASDLVGDYISRGRRTDVTFDTLQSTARLELARSAAPLIDNSGYAISAGIPSYVPLSRIVTETQSRSAVSSLVSVLGETATGLFELDLVDAGPHLLIGGTTGSGKSELIRTMVLSLAARYKPTEFRVLLIDYKGGASLKTLRPLAHQIGFVSNLGEDDVDRCIDFLTAELERRQELLADYEGDYEKYRKTTGNALARLLVVIDEFGGFSAGTNRSRQKAILDIAARGRSQGVHLILATQSPKTVVSEEVRANVNARLCLRTLDARESAAVIGEDSAAGIPRDLKGRAFARLDSGEIIEFQSGYTQSKSIYGAQIKPVSAARILYDGTQIGRIAEGGQERSDDAATVEALKAVYGTGPIVPSDDQPEWLRQPVLLPALTELAKDRIAMPIGRSSTLGDRLNIGVRDMPRQLKQTDAELDLGAGAVLVSGSSKSGRTHLLAVTALSAIQHSVAPSLVTIDASGSSDLYDLLDGYVEGKWAWHISASLASNLDTLVAQLSERPSDARPVLVLIDRIDLIFGDPTARQILPQLSVLVAAASRAGIYFVATTDDRIELDDDLRRAFRFTYQLRSDGSRIFVDEEQVLSRVFQLPTRARCVESRTDPDEVLGIAPAERVHDLMSAVSKNRPSTYRVFFDDVIHRPVDMELKRSLAVVGSQRSGIREALDVVGRAIYSSTSTTIPYISCSSAGPVGGDHWFDLTEHIRQAADRSRSDGVGSLADHGEAIRLIQSHCVKAGRIAIFDIDQMEYLADRLGFVSLSFIDALSRLLTVLDAQVLASGPISVLQGKVSPTNRLSDRLRRIEGNFIMLDPPDADTVSAELGLFRGTLHTAFAARPGRHYAPGQGYAFADGVRHEGHVAVGGRSI